The following proteins are encoded in a genomic region of Desulfosporosinus youngiae DSM 17734:
- a CDS encoding DUF2812 domain-containing protein has product MLKFKLYYDKDAEEVWLREMSLQGWAFKRFFLGFYIFKPCEPGDYNYQIDFLDNWRGDKSDYAAFMEDLGVEVIDQWWRWVYLRKKAADGPFEMYTDAESKINLYRKIINFFKIFLVIEAICFFMELTAAIRTGNFVLGVFTVILGAIALAILNVVWQCQWKIEQLKFSKENIGSF; this is encoded by the coding sequence ATGTTAAAGTTCAAACTCTATTATGATAAAGATGCCGAAGAAGTTTGGTTAAGAGAAATGTCGTTACAAGGCTGGGCTTTCAAACGATTCTTTCTGGGGTTTTACATTTTTAAGCCCTGTGAACCGGGAGATTATAATTATCAGATCGATTTTCTTGATAACTGGAGAGGGGATAAATCCGATTATGCAGCCTTTATGGAGGACCTGGGAGTAGAAGTTATCGACCAATGGTGGAGATGGGTCTACCTAAGGAAAAAGGCAGCCGATGGTCCCTTTGAAATGTATACCGATGCCGAGTCCAAAATTAATTTGTATAGGAAAATTATCAACTTCTTTAAGATATTTTTAGTCATTGAAGCCATTTGCTTTTTTATGGAACTGACAGCGGCAATTCGCACCGGCAATTTCGTGTTGGGGGTGTTTACCGTTATCCTGGGAGCCATCGCCTTAGCCATCTTAAATGTGGTTTGGCAATGCCAATGGAAAATTGAACAACTAAAGTTCTCCAAAGAGAACATAGGTTCATTTTAG
- a CDS encoding molybdenum cofactor biosynthesis protein MoaE: protein MMNGKLKKLSPSMDKWLKEAKTDPAALQEGMFLVHNGVVRQTPKAKVRQGIDDGSLVTGMEFAYDAAKVETAIAETYKRDGIFQVRVWLNEGRLELGDDIMYVLIGGDIRPHVVDALQFLVEKIKSECVTEIEQK, encoded by the coding sequence ATGATGAATGGAAAACTTAAAAAGCTGTCCCCATCAATGGATAAATGGCTCAAAGAAGCAAAAACTGACCCGGCGGCGTTACAGGAAGGGATGTTTTTAGTACATAATGGTGTTGTGCGCCAAACCCCTAAAGCCAAGGTGCGCCAAGGAATTGATGACGGTTCTCTGGTAACCGGAATGGAATTTGCCTATGATGCAGCAAAGGTTGAGACGGCGATTGCTGAAACTTATAAGAGGGATGGTATTTTCCAGGTCAGGGTTTGGCTTAATGAAGGCCGGCTTGAACTTGGCGACGACATAATGTATGTGCTGATAGGCGGCGACATTAGACCTCATGTTGTGGATGCCCTGCAATTTCTGGTTGAAAAGATCAAAAGCGAATGTGTTACCGAAATAGAACAAAAATAG
- a CDS encoding Uma2 family endonuclease, whose protein sequence is MGLTEPQVITIAEYNKLRENSESRLEYIDGIVYMTPSPSTKHQRISSRLQAKLFNFLEGKECEVFPAPFDIELRMADDDQGDQTEKTKVVIPDLSVICDKTKLGENKYVGSPELIIEILSPSNQAHDLVKKLNLYMQAGVKEYWIVNPLLNTVQIYGLNEEEQYQQVEVLKETGVAYSEVLKGFCMNLEELFK, encoded by the coding sequence GTGGGTTTAACTGAACCTCAAGTCATTACAATCGCTGAATATAATAAACTCAGGGAGAATTCCGAGAGTCGATTAGAATATATTGATGGGATAGTGTATATGACCCCATCTCCTTCGACTAAGCATCAAAGAATTTCCAGCCGATTGCAGGCAAAGTTATTCAATTTCCTTGAAGGAAAAGAATGTGAAGTTTTCCCTGCACCCTTTGACATTGAGCTTAGGATGGCCGATGATGACCAAGGAGATCAGACTGAAAAGACCAAGGTGGTCATTCCGGATTTATCGGTTATCTGCGATAAAACGAAACTCGGCGAAAATAAATATGTCGGTTCACCTGAACTTATCATTGAAATTCTATCTCCTTCAAATCAAGCTCATGATCTCGTTAAGAAACTTAATTTATATATGCAAGCTGGGGTTAAAGAATATTGGATTGTTAATCCTCTTTTAAATACTGTACAGATTTATGGTTTAAATGAGGAAGAACAGTATCAGCAGGTAGAGGTATTGAAGGAAACAGGGGTAGCCTATTCGGAGGTTTTGAAAGGATTCTGTATGAACCTTGAAGAGTTATTTAAGTGA
- a CDS encoding DUF6199 family natural product biosynthesis protein, protein MLGFIFIKIIASVFLLITIINPRITWMISEGWKFKNAEPSELYLMINRIMAVVIFIVIWVLV, encoded by the coding sequence GTGCTTGGATTTATATTTATAAAAATAATCGCAAGTGTATTTCTACTTATTACCATAATAAATCCTAGAATTACATGGATGATTTCTGAAGGTTGGAAATTTAAAAATGCCGAGCCGAGTGAACTGTATTTAATGATTAACAGAATAATGGCTGTCGTCATCTTCATTGTTATTTGGGTATTAGTCTAA
- a CDS encoding TetR/AcrR family transcriptional regulator: MENFELKNPLDNNLSAKIVEAARQLFMENGFKGTTTKMIAQTAGVNEVTLFRHFKSKEGIFLEISKEITNYSHSKLKSIVRSNLSPEEMFFQFGMELYQRIVESKGVLIVAIIESKKRSELSKNVTKTFKTMIEILEEKLTDLYHEGKLKENDFFIAALMYVESLIGLFVVQSRLEGEMIPVDIERLCRSASKIFLDGLLLER, from the coding sequence GTGGAAAATTTTGAGCTAAAAAATCCTTTAGACAATAACCTAAGCGCGAAAATAGTTGAAGCAGCCAGACAATTATTTATGGAGAATGGTTTTAAAGGGACCACTACAAAAATGATTGCTCAAACAGCAGGAGTTAATGAGGTAACTCTATTTAGGCATTTCAAAAGCAAAGAAGGAATCTTTCTGGAAATATCTAAGGAGATTACGAATTATAGTCACTCAAAACTTAAGAGTATTGTTCGAAGTAATCTTTCGCCGGAAGAAATGTTCTTTCAATTTGGAATGGAACTCTATCAACGTATTGTGGAAAGTAAAGGTGTATTAATCGTCGCTATCATCGAATCAAAAAAGAGATCTGAATTAAGCAAAAATGTAACTAAAACCTTTAAAACAATGATCGAGATTCTAGAGGAAAAACTAACTGATTTATATCACGAGGGAAAACTTAAAGAAAATGACTTTTTCATTGCCGCACTGATGTATGTGGAATCTCTCATCGGGCTGTTTGTGGTTCAGAGCAGACTTGAAGGAGAGATGATTCCTGTTGATATTGAGAGATTATGCAGAAGTGCTTCAAAGATTTTTTTAGACGGATTATTATTGGAACGCTAA
- a CDS encoding efflux RND transporter periplasmic adaptor subunit — MKKVVCFSVLIISLLVMTGGCADFQNREFETDSSVKIVKTELAKLVEVEDKLELSAMLQPIEEAVLSFEVPGKIIALEKQESDNLESGDVIARLDSSQYEINAEIAKASLDQARANFNQAVNGSRDQEKETAKAAYDKASVVYQKALDDSKRVEALLKAGAVSQSDYENAQMGLSVSESDLRTAKAAYEMAIEGARDELKEVAQAGYKLAEENGNQAKLALERTVLKAPFPGTVLNKLAANGQLVAAGTPVFRFGNIDLLKLTLPVPDNSIRDWKKGDTVTVSLYGKEKQGTVTNILSATNVMTGTIGVEVTIENMEHDWLPGQVAVCSHVTQARKSIFLPVESLRSLNGKNPYVYIVRNGKSIKQEVTIGEMKDNKIQILSPLDEGTEVIVSGVDDLFDGAQVKVTGGGDL, encoded by the coding sequence GTGAAAAAGGTGGTTTGCTTCAGTGTTTTAATTATTTCCTTACTTGTTATGACTGGAGGATGCGCAGATTTTCAAAATCGCGAATTTGAAACCGATTCAAGTGTGAAGATCGTGAAAACTGAATTGGCGAAATTGGTTGAGGTTGAGGATAAGCTTGAGCTTTCTGCTATGCTGCAACCGATAGAAGAGGCGGTTCTGTCCTTTGAAGTGCCGGGAAAAATTATCGCTTTGGAAAAACAGGAGAGCGACAACCTGGAAAGCGGGGATGTTATTGCCAGATTGGACTCCAGTCAATATGAAATTAACGCGGAAATTGCCAAAGCTTCCCTTGACCAGGCCAGGGCAAATTTTAACCAGGCTGTAAATGGTTCAAGAGACCAGGAAAAGGAAACTGCCAAAGCAGCCTATGACAAAGCGAGTGTTGTCTATCAAAAAGCTCTGGATGATTCCAAAAGAGTGGAAGCTTTATTAAAAGCGGGTGCAGTTTCGCAAAGTGATTATGAAAATGCCCAAATGGGCCTAAGTGTGTCGGAAAGTGACTTGAGGACAGCAAAAGCGGCCTATGAAATGGCCATTGAGGGTGCTCGGGATGAACTAAAGGAAGTGGCACAAGCGGGGTATAAGCTGGCAGAAGAAAATGGCAACCAAGCAAAGCTCGCTTTAGAAAGAACTGTACTTAAGGCACCCTTTCCGGGTACTGTGTTAAATAAATTAGCTGCAAATGGTCAACTTGTAGCAGCAGGAACTCCGGTTTTTCGTTTTGGAAATATCGATTTACTTAAGCTTACACTCCCGGTTCCTGACAATAGTATTAGGGATTGGAAAAAAGGGGATACAGTTACGGTTAGCCTGTATGGCAAAGAGAAACAAGGCACGGTAACTAATATTTTATCGGCAACCAATGTCATGACAGGAACTATCGGGGTTGAAGTTACCATAGAAAATATGGAACATGATTGGCTTCCCGGTCAGGTGGCAGTTTGCAGCCATGTCACTCAGGCTCGCAAATCAATATTCTTGCCTGTGGAATCCCTGCGAAGCTTAAACGGAAAAAATCCTTATGTATATATTGTTAGAAATGGAAAAAGCATTAAGCAAGAAGTAACGATTGGAGAGATGAAAGATAATAAGATTCAGATTCTCTCTCCCCTCGATGAAGGGACAGAAGTGATCGTCAGTGGGGTGGATGACCTTTTTGATGGAGCTCAGGTTAAGGTAACCGGGGGTGGGGATCTGTGA
- a CDS encoding glutaredoxin family protein, whose product MKNVIMFTTQTUPHCFTAKKFLSQHKIHFVEKDINRDEQARAELIRRNVKGVPSFLIGDDLIVGFDQQRILQLVDHRVMECEKCKGKMRVPINKGTLQVTCPKCAHKFNITPG is encoded by the coding sequence ATGAAGAACGTCATCATGTTCACCACCCAAACTTGACCACATTGTTTTACAGCGAAGAAGTTTCTTTCGCAGCATAAGATTCATTTTGTTGAAAAGGATATCAACCGTGATGAGCAAGCCCGCGCGGAGTTAATCCGCAGAAACGTTAAGGGAGTACCTTCTTTTCTGATCGGGGACGACTTAATTGTCGGTTTTGATCAGCAGCGGATTCTCCAGCTCGTCGATCATAGGGTCATGGAATGCGAGAAATGCAAAGGCAAGATGCGAGTGCCCATCAATAAAGGCACACTCCAGGTGACTTGCCCGAAGTGTGCACATAAGTTTAATATTACGCCCGGTTAA
- the ppsA gene encoding phosphoenolpyruvate synthase has translation MSSLVLGFQEMEKTQLLLVGGKGLNLGELSKIQGIQVPEGFCVTTVGYQKAIEQNERFQTLLDQLTLLKAENRDQISEISRKIRQIIREVEIPSDVVKAVAHYLSRFGDEHAYAVRSSATAEDLPQASFAGQQDTYLNIIGKEAILKHISKCWASLFTDRAVIYRMQNRFDHRQVYISVIVQRMVFPQASGILFTADPLTSNRKLLSIDAGFGLGEALVSGLVSADCYKVREGEIVHKLIATKKLAVYGVKEGGTKTQPIDPDQQKTQTLTDRQILQLARLGRQIEAHFGCPQDIEWCLLVDTFYIVQSRPITTLYPIPEANDEENHVYVSVGHQQMMIDPMKPLGMSIFQLTSFGPRFKAGGRLFVDVTHLLASPDSRETLLDTMGQHDPLMKDALMTVIKRGDFIKSLPNDKQEPSSGKSNKRVSSADSQVQIENNPTIVSDLIKRSQTSIEELKQAIQRKSGLDLLDFILEDIQELKKILFDPQSSAVYMAAMDAYAWINEKMNQWLGEKNVADTLSQSVPNNITSEMGLALLDVADVISPYPEVIDYLHHVNDDNFWAELVKVDGGQVAQDAISAYLNQYGMRCAGEIDITKTRWSEKPTTLVPLILNNIKNFEHKAGQRKFEQGQLEALQEEQELLDRLQQLPDGEQKAKETKRMIHLMRNYIGYREYPKYGMVNRYGLYKQALLKEAEQLVQMGVIHDKEDIYYLTFEELREVVRTNKLDYQIVSKRKDEYNFYEKLTPPRVITSDGETLSGEYQRENLPAEAIAGLPVSSGVVEGRARVILTMEDADLEDGDILVTSFTDPSWTPLFVSIKGLVTEVGGLMTHGAVIAREYGLPAVVGVENATKLIKDGQRIRVHGTEGYVDIL, from the coding sequence ATGAGTTCTTTGGTTCTAGGTTTTCAGGAAATGGAAAAGACACAGCTTTTGCTCGTTGGCGGAAAAGGGTTGAATTTAGGGGAATTATCAAAAATTCAAGGAATACAAGTACCGGAAGGATTTTGTGTTACAACCGTGGGATATCAAAAAGCCATCGAACAAAACGAAAGGTTTCAAACCTTGTTGGATCAACTAACCCTGCTAAAAGCAGAGAATCGGGATCAAATCAGTGAAATCAGCAGGAAGATCCGACAAATCATTAGGGAAGTAGAAATTCCTTCCGATGTTGTGAAAGCAGTTGCTCACTATCTCTCCCGGTTTGGTGATGAACATGCTTATGCAGTGCGTTCCAGTGCGACGGCTGAAGATTTACCCCAGGCCTCTTTTGCCGGTCAGCAAGACACCTATTTAAATATCATCGGAAAAGAAGCAATCCTAAAGCATATCAGCAAATGTTGGGCTTCCCTCTTTACGGATCGTGCGGTAATCTACCGAATGCAAAACAGATTTGACCACAGACAAGTTTATATATCCGTTATTGTTCAAAGGATGGTTTTCCCACAGGCTTCAGGGATTTTATTTACCGCCGATCCCCTTACATCTAACCGAAAGCTGCTATCGATCGATGCCGGTTTTGGACTTGGAGAAGCACTGGTCTCCGGCTTGGTATCTGCCGATTGTTATAAAGTACGGGAAGGGGAAATCGTCCATAAGCTGATAGCAACTAAAAAATTGGCTGTCTATGGAGTAAAAGAAGGCGGAACAAAGACCCAGCCCATCGATCCTGATCAGCAAAAGACTCAAACACTTACTGACCGGCAAATTTTACAACTGGCACGCCTGGGAAGACAGATCGAAGCACATTTCGGCTGCCCTCAGGACATCGAATGGTGTTTGCTTGTTGATACATTTTATATTGTCCAGAGCCGGCCAATCACTACGTTATACCCGATCCCTGAAGCGAACGATGAAGAAAATCACGTTTACGTATCTGTAGGGCATCAGCAAATGATGATTGACCCCATGAAACCATTGGGAATGTCGATATTCCAGTTAACATCCTTTGGACCCAGGTTTAAAGCCGGCGGAAGGTTGTTTGTTGATGTTACACATCTGCTGGCTTCACCTGACAGCAGAGAAACGTTATTGGATACCATGGGACAACACGATCCGCTCATGAAAGACGCACTCATGACCGTTATAAAGCGAGGAGATTTTATAAAATCGTTGCCAAATGATAAGCAAGAACCGAGTTCCGGTAAAAGCAATAAGCGTGTGTCGTCCGCGGATTCTCAAGTACAAATTGAAAACAATCCGACCATCGTTTCTGATTTGATTAAGCGTAGTCAAACATCCATAGAAGAGTTAAAACAAGCCATCCAAAGGAAATCAGGGTTGGATTTATTGGATTTTATCCTGGAAGACATCCAGGAGTTAAAGAAGATTTTATTTGACCCACAAAGTTCGGCTGTATATATGGCTGCTATGGATGCTTACGCCTGGATCAATGAAAAAATGAACCAGTGGTTAGGTGAAAAAAATGTAGCAGACACCCTTTCTCAATCTGTACCCAACAATATTACCTCGGAAATGGGTCTGGCGCTCTTGGATGTGGCAGATGTGATTAGCCCTTATCCGGAAGTCATTGATTATTTGCACCATGTAAACGATGATAACTTTTGGGCTGAACTGGTTAAGGTTGACGGCGGGCAAGTTGCCCAGGATGCTATCTCGGCTTATCTCAACCAATATGGAATGCGCTGTGCCGGAGAAATCGATATTACGAAAACCCGTTGGAGCGAAAAGCCAACGACGCTTGTCCCCTTGATTCTCAATAACATCAAAAACTTTGAACATAAGGCCGGCCAGCGGAAATTTGAGCAAGGGCAACTGGAAGCTTTGCAAGAAGAACAAGAGTTATTAGATCGATTGCAGCAATTACCGGATGGTGAACAAAAAGCCAAAGAAACAAAACGAATGATCCACCTAATGCGGAATTACATCGGTTATCGTGAATATCCAAAATACGGCATGGTCAATCGCTACGGCCTTTATAAACAGGCTTTACTGAAAGAAGCCGAACAACTCGTACAAATGGGCGTTATTCATGACAAAGAGGATATCTACTATCTCACGTTTGAAGAACTTCGCGAAGTCGTACGCACAAATAAACTGGATTACCAGATCGTAAGCAAACGAAAAGACGAGTACAACTTCTATGAAAAACTAACTCCCCCACGTGTTATCACCTCTGATGGTGAAACGCTCTCCGGTGAATACCAACGAGAAAATCTTCCAGCGGAAGCTATTGCAGGTCTGCCTGTTTCTTCCGGAGTTGTAGAGGGACGAGCACGGGTCATCTTAACCATGGAAGATGCTGATCTGGAAGATGGGGATATCTTAGTCACCTCCTTTACTGACCCTAGCTGGACACCCTTGTTTGTATCCATAAAAGGCTTAGTCACCGAAGTCGGCGGACTGATGACCCATGGAGCGGTTATCGCCCGGGAATATGGCTTACCGGCAGTTGTCGGAGTGGAAAATGCCACTAAACTGATCAAAGATGGGCAGCGAATTCGCGTGCATGGAACAGAAGGGTATGTAGACATCCTGTAA
- a CDS encoding YjjG family noncanonical pyrimidine nucleotidase: protein MSYKLLLFDLDDTLLDFSANEIDSLNKLFQQNGYTFSDELFRLYNSVNKQLWTDYENGTIALDEVLNSRFSKTMLKLDKIVDGMEWENQYRELLGNGYQLIDGALEVCQSLSVSHRLFAITNGITKTQLKRLKQAGLYDFFEDIFDSQSIGFQKPSKAFFDYVMSHIKDFDARDALIIGDSLNTDIKGGLMSGIDTCWFNRTSQECPPEIQSTYTITDLAQLSHICTR from the coding sequence ATGAGTTATAAACTATTACTATTTGATTTAGATGATACATTATTAGATTTCAGTGCTAACGAAATTGATTCGTTAAATAAATTGTTTCAACAAAATGGTTATACTTTTTCAGATGAACTTTTTCGACTATATAATTCCGTAAACAAACAACTGTGGACTGATTATGAAAATGGAACCATTGCCTTAGACGAGGTATTAAACTCAAGGTTTTCAAAAACCATGTTGAAATTGGACAAAATCGTGGATGGGATGGAGTGGGAAAATCAATATCGGGAACTTTTGGGTAATGGATATCAGCTGATTGACGGAGCTTTGGAAGTGTGTCAGAGCTTATCTGTATCCCATAGACTGTTTGCGATCACAAATGGTATAACCAAAACTCAGCTAAAACGATTAAAGCAGGCAGGCTTATATGATTTTTTTGAAGACATATTTGATTCTCAAAGCATTGGATTTCAAAAGCCTTCAAAAGCATTCTTTGATTATGTGATGAGTCATATTAAGGATTTTGATGCAAGGGATGCGCTTATAATCGGGGATTCCTTAAACACGGATATTAAAGGCGGCCTGATGTCGGGAATTGATACCTGTTGGTTCAATAGAACATCGCAAGAATGCCCTCCGGAAATTCAAAGCACTTACACGATTACAGATTTAGCACAATTATCTCACATTTGCACCCGCTAA
- a CDS encoding flavodoxin family protein has translation MVKVLSVNGGPRKNWNTDTLLQKALEGAESVGAQTEAVHLYDLNYKGCTSCFACKRKNSKYVGHCAMKDDLSGVLEKVLESDVLFLGSPIYFGNVTGLMRSFLERLLFSNLSYNEGHRSVYPGKLTSGFIYTMNVPKEFLQRVNYEALFEQTKNSLQLLNGTSEFMISADTYQFDDYSKYEASMFDEKHKSQVKAEQFPLDCQKAFDMGARLARS, from the coding sequence ATGGTCAAAGTACTTTCTGTCAACGGCGGTCCGCGCAAAAATTGGAATACGGATACTTTATTGCAAAAAGCCCTTGAAGGAGCTGAATCCGTGGGGGCTCAAACAGAAGCAGTTCATTTGTACGACTTAAATTATAAAGGCTGCACCAGCTGCTTCGCCTGTAAGAGGAAGAATTCGAAGTATGTCGGGCACTGTGCTATGAAGGATGACTTAAGCGGGGTGCTGGAAAAGGTTCTGGAATCCGATGTGCTCTTCTTAGGCTCACCCATCTATTTTGGCAACGTTACCGGTTTAATGCGTTCTTTCCTGGAACGGCTGCTCTTTTCCAACCTTTCCTATAATGAGGGGCATCGCTCGGTTTATCCGGGGAAGTTGACCTCCGGTTTTATCTATACCATGAATGTTCCTAAGGAGTTTCTCCAGCGGGTTAATTATGAAGCTCTATTTGAACAAACTAAAAATAGCCTGCAATTACTCAACGGAACCTCTGAATTTATGATTTCCGCCGATACTTACCAATTTGATGACTATTCCAAGTATGAAGCATCCATGTTCGATGAAAAACACAAATCCCAAGTGAAAGCAGAACAATTCCCACTGGATTGTCAAAAAGCCTTTGATATGGGAGCCAGACTGGCAAGATCTTAA
- a CDS encoding PadR family transcriptional regulator, protein MDNSSPLTEALFYILLAVRTPNHGYGIIQDINEMTGGRVVLGPGTLYGAINSMLGKGWISLFSEDKESRKKKEYLLTKIGREIFEQEVNRLNELVENAKKMDERREMKQC, encoded by the coding sequence TTGGATAATAGTTCCCCTTTGACCGAAGCCTTATTTTATATATTGTTGGCGGTGCGCACACCAAACCACGGTTATGGCATCATTCAGGATATTAATGAAATGACAGGCGGCAGGGTGGTATTAGGCCCTGGCACTTTGTATGGTGCCATTAACTCTATGCTTGGCAAAGGTTGGATCAGTTTATTCAGTGAGGATAAAGAGTCCAGAAAGAAAAAGGAATATTTGCTCACTAAAATTGGCAGGGAAATATTTGAGCAGGAAGTTAACAGGCTAAATGAGCTTGTAGAGAATGCCAAGAAGATGGATGAACGAAGGGAGATGAAGCAATGTTAA
- a CDS encoding glycoside hydrolase family 113, with protein sequence MLSKLWLHLKRYKFKYITLAVLVSAIIFAKEVLIDIVYIEKQYEKNRIITPWGEKIKSGNLSVDYSIEQALTDIERLGLNTVNVPVQIDIPSLTANAAVINEESQKKAIELIKKLRLRGINIILEPYPYIRNGELYETQLDPSNKNEWFTNWQEGVLSPLIHDIAKPYKVYALCIGSNFDKFEQESNYWTNMVDFVRAVYPGRITYKTNWWYTAEWDTQKNGLHNTYTAKLNNPVLEKVDFISVAAYFELTNQDINTVENLVSALYSTQIFNRHQNVYAELKSLSMKWDKPVFFGELGFPKRNKGTIHPWDPEPSNLVNEQEQANGFQAYKEVFEKESWILGFSVFAIGKDDEFKNYYPSDQSIRVINSWYR encoded by the coding sequence ATGCTTAGCAAGCTTTGGCTTCATTTGAAGCGATATAAGTTTAAGTACATTACCTTGGCGGTTTTGGTGAGCGCCATAATTTTTGCAAAAGAAGTTCTGATCGATATCGTTTATATTGAAAAGCAATATGAGAAAAATAGAATTATCACCCCTTGGGGCGAAAAGATAAAATCGGGCAATCTTTCTGTGGATTACTCCATAGAACAGGCATTGACAGATATTGAGCGTCTCGGCTTAAACACAGTTAACGTACCGGTTCAGATCGATATTCCTTCGTTGACTGCTAATGCGGCAGTCATCAATGAAGAAAGCCAAAAGAAGGCAATTGAGCTGATTAAAAAGTTAAGACTGCGTGGAATCAATATTATTTTAGAACCCTATCCCTATATAAGAAATGGCGAACTGTACGAAACCCAATTAGATCCCAGTAACAAAAATGAATGGTTCACGAATTGGCAGGAAGGGGTTCTTTCCCCCCTAATCCATGATATAGCTAAGCCATATAAAGTTTATGCATTATGTATAGGATCTAATTTTGATAAGTTTGAACAGGAATCGAATTATTGGACGAATATGGTTGATTTCGTCAGAGCGGTTTATCCTGGACGAATAACGTATAAAACCAACTGGTGGTATACCGCAGAGTGGGATACCCAAAAGAACGGCTTACATAATACCTATACTGCAAAATTGAATAATCCTGTCCTGGAAAAAGTGGATTTTATTTCAGTTGCGGCGTATTTTGAACTGACGAATCAGGATATCAACACGGTTGAAAATTTGGTGAGCGCGCTTTATAGTACTCAAATTTTTAATCGACATCAAAATGTCTATGCTGAACTAAAGAGTTTATCCATGAAATGGGATAAGCCGGTGTTTTTCGGGGAACTGGGCTTTCCAAAGCGAAATAAAGGGACGATTCATCCTTGGGACCCTGAGCCTTCTAATCTAGTCAATGAGCAAGAACAGGCCAATGGTTTTCAGGCATACAAAGAAGTATTTGAGAAAGAGAGTTGGATTTTAGGTTTTTCAGTTTTCGCTATCGGGAAAGACGATGAGTTCAAGAATTATTATCCAAGTGATCAAAGTATTCGCGTCATAAATAGTTGGTACAGATAA